One Synechococcales cyanobacterium T60_A2020_003 genomic region harbors:
- a CDS encoding DUF4079 domain-containing protein has product MDITALPEPVKVWSQFFHPVIMWVLLAVTLYALYLGIQIRRTRTAEGDLKKTLIKGKFNVRHHQIGSLLLAFMVLGTIGGMAVTYINNGKLFFGSHLLVGLGMTGLIATSAALSPFMQKGADWARYTHIMLNIVLVGLFGWQAVSGMQIVQRIIDKL; this is encoded by the coding sequence ATGGATATCACAGCTCTCCCGGAACCCGTAAAAGTGTGGAGTCAGTTCTTCCATCCCGTCATCATGTGGGTTTTGCTCGCCGTTACCCTCTACGCCCTCTATCTCGGCATTCAAATTCGGCGTACCCGCACCGCTGAAGGCGACCTCAAAAAGACGTTAATCAAAGGTAAGTTTAATGTTCGGCACCACCAGATTGGCTCCCTCTTGTTGGCCTTCATGGTGTTGGGAACCATTGGCGGCATGGCCGTTACGTACATCAATAACGGCAAACTATTTTTTGGCTCCCATCTGTTGGTTGGACTCGGAATGACCGGATTGATCGCAACCTCAGCCGCCCTATCCCCCTTCATGCAGAAGGGCGCAGACTGGGCACGCTATACCCACATCATGCTAAACATCGTTTTAGTGGGGCTGTTTGGTTGGCAAGCCGTGTCTGGAATGCAGATCGTCCAGCGCATTATTGACAAACTGTAG
- a CDS encoding DUF4149 domain-containing protein translates to MSALFSHASDSMKWRTITLSTLAFWVSGSLVLDFIVMPGLYAVGMMQEPNFAIAGHSLFGIFNHIELLCASVVLTGVLVLWQSPHPSMITRRMMAIAAILFAIPMLYTYLFTPMMTQLGVNLDWFAGAQDVPQQMTQMHGAYFGLELIKLVLGGVLLGALYGDRLADLKGDRPSELVH, encoded by the coding sequence ATGTCCGCCCTTTTCTCTCACGCTTCAGACTCGATGAAGTGGCGTACAATCACACTCTCTACATTGGCATTTTGGGTCAGCGGTAGTTTGGTGCTGGATTTTATTGTGATGCCCGGTTTATACGCCGTGGGCATGATGCAGGAACCCAACTTCGCGATCGCTGGCCATAGTCTGTTCGGGATTTTTAACCATATTGAATTACTGTGTGCATCGGTTGTGCTCACGGGTGTTCTAGTCCTGTGGCAGTCTCCCCATCCCAGTATGATTACCCGTCGCATGATGGCGATCGCCGCTATCCTGTTCGCGATTCCAATGCTATACACCTATCTCTTCACGCCGATGATGACGCAACTTGGGGTTAATCTAGATTGGTTTGCCGGAGCCCAGGACGTTCCCCAGCAAATGACCCAAATGCATGGAGCTTACTTTGGTTTGGAACTAATCAAGCTAGTGTTAGGCGGCGTTTTGTTAGGAGCACTGTATGGCGATCGCTTGGC